In the genome of Raphanus sativus cultivar WK10039 chromosome 4, ASM80110v3, whole genome shotgun sequence, one region contains:
- the LOC108852142 gene encoding agamous-like MADS-box protein AGL30, translated as MVEWGGWIPILKEVDQKSVNYGVSCKQHSSSSLMGRVKLKIKKIENSAGRQATFAKRKNGILKKASELSVLCDVDLVLLMFSPAGKPSLCCASRSGVEEVIAKFSQVTPDERAKRKIEALETLKKTFQKLDHHVNIRDFISSSNPTTEDLSTQARILQDRISEIHGRLRFWTEPDKINNVEDLGQLEISIRQSLDQLRAHKEHFGQQQQHAMQIENANFVKDWSTSLLQDGIQIPLEQQLQSMPWILNNNTTNVVTEEHNSMPQREVECSASSSFGSYPGYFGTGKSPEITISGQETSLLDELTNGHLKPQQQFTDNNIIPYIPSLQNDLNHHQTLPLPLPLPPVFNFPMNQREYHMNGFFEAPPPGASAYNNITNQARFGSSNSSSLPCSISMLDEYLFSQMQQPN; from the exons ATG GTCGAATGGGGAGGATGGATCCCTATTCTCAAGGAGGTCGATCAGAAGAGCGTAAATTACGGAGTCTCATGTAAACAGCATTCGTCTTCATCTCT GATGGGAAGGGTGAAACTGAAGATAAAGAAGATAGAGAACTCAGCAGGGCGGCAAGCAACGTTTGCTAAAAGGAAAAATGGAATCTTGAAAAAGGCTAGCGAGCTCTCTGTTCTCTGCGACGTTGATCTTGTTCTTCTTATGTTCTCTCCTGCTGGTAAACCTTCCTTATGTTGCGCTTCTCGAAG TGGCGTTGAAGAGGTGATTGCAAAGTTTTCTCAAGTAACACCGGATGAAAGAGCAAAAAG GAAGATCGAGGCTCTTGAA ACCTTGAAGAAAACTTTCCAAAAGTTGGATCACCATGTAAATATAAGAGACTTTATATCCTCAAG TAATCCGACAACAGAG GACTTGAGTACTCAAGCAAGGATTCTGCAAGATAGAATTTCTGAAATACATGGAAGATTACG TTTTTGGACCGAACCAGATAAGATAAACAATGTTGAAGACTTGGGCCAGCTCGAAATCTCGATCAGGCAATCCCTTGATCAATTGCGTGCGCATAAA gaACATTTTGGACAGCAGCAGCAACACGCAATGCAAATCGAAAACGCAAACTTTGTTAAAGATTGGTCAACCAGCTTG CTGCAAGATGGGATTCAGATTCCTTTAGAACAACAGCTTCAATCTATGCCATGGATTCTTAATAACAACACCACCAACGTTGTCACTGAGGAGCACAATTCAATGCCACAGAG GGAAGTGGAGTGCTCTGCGAGTTCTTCATTTGGAAGCTATCCAGGATACTTTGGAACAGGGAAGTCTCCAGAGATTACGATTTCGGGTCAAGAAACGAGCTTACTTGATGAGTTAACCAACGGACATTTGAAACCGCAGCAGCAGTTCACTGATAATAACATTATCCCATACATTCCCAGTCTGCAGAATGATCTGAATCATCACCAAACGTtgcctcttcctcttcctcttcctccggTTTTTAACTTTCCAATGAACCAGAGGGAGTATCACATGAATGGATTCTTTGAAGCACCGCCACCTGGAGCTTCTGCTTACAACAACATTACAAACCAGGCAAGGTTTGGTTCTTCTAACAGCAGCTCCTTACCTTGCTCTATCTCCATGTTAGACGAATACTTGTTTTCCCag ATGCAGCAACCGAActga
- the LOC108852136 gene encoding transcription termination factor MTEF1, chloroplastic, with translation MMFARCCLLPPPFISAVRAKCFAGETSDTGLLFREKLIYLQDLNVDPHKALRVNPSLRAAPISSVVSVETLLSSTGLSRPAVGRILDMFPDLLTSDPESDISPVLRFLSDEIHLSDQDIPKSISRCPRLLISSVDFQLRPALAFLRSLGFVGRDTVTCRNTVLLVSSVERTLIPKIEFLEEGLGFTRDEVAKMVVRSPALLTYSVENNLAPKVEFFMEEIRGDVGELKRFPQYFSFSLERKIKPRHRLLKEHGILMPLSEMLKVSDGQFNLWLVELRLRSVERRM, from the coding sequence ATGATGTTTGCACGGTGCTGTCTTCTTCCGCCGCCGTTTATCTCCGCCGTGAGAGCTAAATGTTTCGCCGGCGAAACTTCAGACACCGGCCTTCTCTTCCGAGAAAAGCTCATCTACCTCCAGGACCTAAACGTCGACCCTCACAAAGCCCTCAGAGTAAACCCCTCTCTCCGCGCCGCTCCCATCTCCTCCGTCGTCTCCGTCGAAACCCTCCTCTCTTCCACCGGTCTCTCGCGACCCGCCGTCGGCCGCATCCTCGACATGTTCCCCGATCTGCTAACCTCCGACCCCGAATCCGACATCTCCCCGGTGCTCCGCTTCTTGTCCGACGAGATCCACCTCTCCGACCAAGACATCCCCAAGTCAATATCCCGCTGCCCTCGCCTCCTCATCTCCTCCGTCGACTTCCAGCTCCGTCCCGCGCTGGCCTTCCTCAGATCCCTGGGGTTCGTGGGCCGCGACACGGTCACGTGTAGGAACACGGTGCTGCTCGTGTCGAGCGTGGAGAGGACCCTGATCCCTAAAATCGAGTTCCTTGAGGAAGGGTTAGGGTTTACGAGAGACGAGGTGGCGAAGATGGTGGTGAGGTCTCCGGCGCTGCTGACGTACAGCGTGGAGAACAATTTGGCTCCGAAAGTCGAGTTCTTTATGGAGGAGATACGTGGGGATGTTGGGGAGCTGAAGAGGTTTCCTCAGTACTTTTCGTTTAGCTTGGAGAGGAAGATTAAGCCGAGGCATAGGTTGCTTAAGGAGCACGGGATCTTGATGCCCTTGTCGGAGATGTTGAAGGTTAGTGATGGTCAGTTTAACCTTTGGCTTGTGGAACTTCGTCTTCGGTCTGTTGAAAGGAGAATGTAA
- the LOC108852138 gene encoding ribonuclease 1-like yields the protein MKLLHASLCLISLLLILPSIFAASSKDFDFFYFVQQWPGSYCDTEKSCCFPTSGKPAADFGIHGLWPNYEDGTYPSNCDDTKPFDSSSISDLISSMEKSWPTLACPSGSGEDFWEHEWEKHGTCSESVIDQHEYFQTALNLKQKTDLLGALTKAGINPDGKSYSIESIRDAIKESTGFTPWIQCNTDGSGNSQLYQVYLCVDQSGSGLIECPVFPHGKCGADLEFPTF from the exons ATGAAGCTGCTTCATGCGTCACTGTGTTTGATCAGTCTTCTCCTGATCTTGCCTTCTATCTTCGCTGCTTCTTCTAAAGATTTCGATTTCTTCTACTTCGTCCAACAA tGGCCAGGATCATACTGTGACACAGAGAAGAGTTGTTGCTTTCCAACTTCGGGCAAACCAGCTGCTGATTTTGGAATCCACGGTCTTTGGCCTAATTACGAAGATGGAACTTATCCTTCTAACTGTGACGACACTAAACCATTTGATTCATCATCG ATATCGGATCTGATTAGCTCGATGGAGAAGAGCTGGCCTACACTGGCTTGCCCGAGCGGCTCAGGCGAAGATTTTTGGGAACATGAATGGGAGAAGCATGGTACTTGCTCCGAGTCGGTTATTGACCAACATGAGTATTTCCAAACCGCTCTTAACCTTAAGCAGAAAACCGATCTTCTTGGAGCTCTAACTAAAGCCG GAATCAATCCGGATGGAAAATCTTACAGTATAGAGAGCATTAGAGACGCAATTAAAGAGTCAACGGGTTTCACTCCATGGATTCAATGCAACACAGACGGGTCTGGCAATAGCCAATTGTACCAGGTCTATCTTTGTGTTGACCAGTCTGGTTCCGGTTTAATCGAATGTCCGGTTTTCCCTCATGGAAAATGTGGAGCCGATCTCGAATTCCCTACTTTCTAA
- the LOC108852144 gene encoding probable apyrase 6 produces MRRSHTRARVKTKPENSDMDPVKFQIRSSNRSSSSSSSIYTLTKSNSKHAKSNLFLTVASIAAVLGFLFVCFSIVSSGRGSLRYSVVIDGGSTGTRIHVFGYRIESGKPVFEFSGANYASLKLHPGLSAHAEDPEGASKAVTELVEFAKGRVPKGMWRETEVRLMATAGMRLLEGDVQEKILGVARRVLRGSGFLFRDEWASVISGSDEGVYAWVVANFALGSLGGDPVKTTGIVELGGASAQVTFVSSEPVPSEFSRTVSFGNVSYSLYSHSFLHFGQNAAHEKLWGSLVSRDRNSAVEPTREGKHADPCAPKGYNLDTITQKHLSGFLAGESKLASSFQAVGNYSECRSAALSILQEGNDKCSYQHCSIGSTFTPKLQGRFLATENFFYTSKFFGLGEKSWLSNMISAGERFCGEDWSKLRVKDPSLEEEDLLRYCFSSAYIVSLLHDTLGIPLDDERVGFANQAGDDDIPLDWALGAFILQTEASTSQHASSSHLHWFYALFGNDSRTLLHFVGVPIIMTVLVCLVSKWRKPQLKTIYDLEKGRYIVSRVR; encoded by the exons ATGCGACGATCGCATACCCGTGCTAGGGTGAAGACTAAACCGGAAAATTCTGATATGGATCCGGTTAAGTTCCAGATCCGATCATCAAAccgatcatcatcatcttcctcctcgATCTACACGCTAACCAAATCCAATTCCAAACACGCGAAATCGAATCTCTTCCTAACCGTCGCTTCGATCGCCGCCGTTTTAGGGTTCCTCTTCGTCTGCTTCTCGATTGTATCCTCAGGCAGAGGATCGCTTCGTTACAGCGTCGTGATCGACGGCGGGAGCACGGGGACCCGGATCCACGTGTTCGGGTACCGAATCGAGTCGGGCAAACCGGTATTCGAGTTCAGTGGAGCGAATTACGCGAGCCTGAAGCTGCATCCGGGATTGTCGGCGCACGCGGAGGATCCCGAGGGAGCGAGCAAGGCGGTGACGGAGCTGGTGGAGTTCGCGAAGGGGAGGGTTCCGAAGGGGATGTGGAGGGAGACGGAAGTGAGGCTGATGGCGACGGCGGGGATGAGGTTGCTTGAGGGGGATGTTCAGGAGAAGATTCTTGGAGTTGCGAGGAGGGTGCTGAGAGGTTCTGGGTTCTTGTTTAGAGATGAATGGGCCTCTGTTATCTCTG GTTCTGACGAAGGTGTGTATGCTTGGGTTGTTGCGAACTTTGCTCTCGGTTCGCTTGGTGGTGATCCGGTTAAAACAACTGGGATTGTTGAGCTTGGTGGAGCTTCTGCTCAG GTGACGTTTGTGTCAAGTGAGCCAGTGCCTTCTGAGTTCTCACGTACAGTCTCATTTGGAAATGTTTCATACAGTCTCTACAGTCATAGCTTCCTCCACTTTGGGCAG AATGCTGCACATGAGAAGTTATGGGGTTCGCTTGTCTCAAGAGACCGTAATTCAG CTGTGGAACCTACGCGGGAAGGAAAACATGCAGACCCTTGTGCTCCTAAAGGATATAACCTCGACACGATCACACAGAAGCATTTATCTGGATTTTTAGCTGGAGAAAGCAAACTCGCATCTTCTTTTCAAGCTGTGGGTAATTACTCAGAGTGTCGTTCAGCTGCACTATCAATCTTGCAGGAAGGAAATG ATAAATGCTCGTATCAGCATTGTTCTATTGGATCAACGTTCACGCCTAAGCTTCAAGGAAGATTTTTAGCTACAGAAAACTTCTTCTACACCTCTAAG TTCTTTGGGTTGGGAGAGAAGTCGTGGCTATCTAATATGATATCGGCTGGAGAAAGATTCTGCGGAGAGGATTGGTCAAAGTTGAGAGTAAAAGACCCGTCGCTCGAGGAAGAAGATCTTCTTCGGTATTGTTTCTCATCGGCATATATTGTATCATTACTTCACGATACTCTCGGTATTCCTCTTGATGATGAAAG AGTCGGGTTTGCAAATCAAGCAGGAGATGATGATATACCGCTAGATTGGGCTTTAGGTGCATTCATTCTACAAACTGAAGCATCGACCTCGCAGCATGCATCCTCTAGTCACCTCCATTGGTTCTATGCTCTGTTTGGTAACGACTCGCGGACGCTTCTACATTTCGTCGGCGTACCAATCATCATGACAGTTTTGGTATGTTTGGTATCTAAGTGGAGAAAACCGCAGCTGAAAACGATTTACGACCTTGAGAAAGGTCGATACATTGTCAGCCGCGTTAGATGA
- the LOC108852146 gene encoding uncharacterized protein LOC108852146 gives MIGLSAEISHMVVNVDGLMPPVPSPPVNAEVENIRQESTVVVNDKAIDISDEDEDQENEPLIASAECRICQDECPIKTLESPCACSGSLKYAHRKCVQRWCNEKGNIICEICHQPYQPGYTAPPPPPQPEETTIDIGGGWTISGLDLHDPRLLPIAEAERRYLESEYVEYTASSASGAAFCRSAALILMALLLLRHALTITSDDGEDEDDPSNILSLVLLRAAGFLLPCYIMAWAISILQHRRQRQEAAALATQFALVLQSGQPRTVHFTVEPEPPSPSMATATTSTQQPEEPV, from the exons ATGATAGGTTTATCAGCAGAGATCAGTCACATGGTGGTCAATGTGGATGGACTGATGCCACCGGTGCCGTCGCCGCCGGTTAATGCGGAGGTCGAGAATATAAGACAAGAGTCGACGGTGGTGGTTAATGATAAGGCTATTGATATTTCAGACGAGGACGAGGATCAGGAGAATGAGCCGCTCATTGCTTCTGCGGAATGCCGTATTTGTCAGGACGAGTGCCCTATCAAGACTCTCGAGAGCCCTTGTGCTTGCAGTGGCAGCCTTAAG TATGCTCACAGAAAATGTGTTCAGCGCTGGTGCAATGAAAAGGGAAATATTATATGTGAGATCTGTCATCAG CCTTACCAACCTGGATACACCgctccaccacctcctcctcagCCTGAAGAAACCACTATTGACATTGG TGGAGGATGGACAATCTCAGGTTTGGATTTGCATGATCCTCGCCTTCTTCCCATTGCAGAAGCTGAACGTCGCTATCTAGAGTCTGAATACGTGGAATATACTGCTTCAAGTGCTAGTGGAGCTGCCTTTTGTCGCTCAGCTGCCCTAATA TTAATGGCACTTCTTCTCTTACGACATGCACTGACCATAACAAGCGATGATGGAGAAGACGAGGATGACCCATCTAACATACTATCT CTCGTCTTGCTCCGAGCTGCTGGATTTCTTCTTCCTTGCTATATCATGGCTTGGGCGATCAGTATCCTACAGCACCGAAGGCAAAGACAG GAAGCTGCAGCTCTGGCTACACAGTTTGCATTAGTGCTTCAGTCAGGTCAACCTAGAACAGTTCACTTCACGGTGGAACCAGAACCACCATCACCCTCCATGGCTACTGCAACTACGTCTACACAACAACCTGAAGAGCCCGTCTGA
- the LOC108852145 gene encoding protein PHYTOCHROME KINASE SUBSTRATE 1, which translates to MVILIPSSSSTPKTSFDFTKNSKNHSLSVLVPSSSSPSPSSAYLRSKEEAVVTTKKLMVPCKTLNMNINPKEDQELGDKTKKVKKAPGDPEIGVFGAEKYFNGDMDSDQSSSVLSLTNTEVERFVVESKQSEKRSTGTPSVRSESSWNSQSILLQNKLVNSCNSSLQEKKHNNGQIQKVNNNKKSFISNLGCKCVCSDVNSVDVDDNISVKIQKQDELVQRKSPEVFGSPVNIERRIFVQKKLTVPQWESRIEEEDTKSDSSSDLFEIENLTEKPKPILGRQGSDPASPTCYAPSEVSIEWSIVTASAADFSVMSECATSPVRRNRSSQVPPIHTNTYTAKKAPKSSSSGKGGFLSCKSHKSVMVSSDLDRSSMNKTSMSYVPRFPMETTKPRSFETRRRISNSSIDHTPSSLLYSHY; encoded by the coding sequence atggtgATCTTAAtaccatcatcttcttcaacaCCAAAAACATCTTTTGATTTCACTAAGAACAGCAAAAATCACAGTCTCAGTGTCCTTGtcccatcttcttcatctccttctccttcttctgcTTACTTGAGAAGCAAGGAAGAAGCTGTTGTCACAACCAAGAAGCTCATGGTACCCTGCAAAACCCTAAACATGAACATCAATCCAAAAGAAGATCAGGAGCTGGGAGATAAGACAAAAAAGGTAAAGAAAGCTCCGGGAGATCCAGAGATTGGTGTGTTTGGAGCTGAGAAGTACTTCAATGGAGACATGGATTCAGACCAGAGTTCTAGTGTTTTGTCTCTGACAAACACAGAAGTTGAGAGATTCGTTGTGGAGTCGAAGCAGAGCGAGAAGAGGTCTACTGGAACGCCGAGTGTCCGCTCTGAATCAAGCTGGAATAGTCAGAGCATATTGCTTCAGAACAAATTGGTTAATAGCTGCAACAGTTCCTTGCAGGAGAAGAAACACAATAATGGCCAGATTCAAAAGGTGAACAACAATAAGAAGAGTTTTATCTCAAACCTGGGGTGTAAATGCGTCTGTTCTGATGTAAACTCAGTAGATGTTGATGACAATATCTCAGTTAAAATTCAGAAGCAAGACGAGTTGGTGCAGAGGAAGTCTCCTGAAGTGTTTGGCTCCCCTGTAAATATCGAGAGGAGGATTTTTGTTCAGAAGAAGCTCACAGTTCCTCAATGGGAATCAAGAATAGAGGAAGAAGACACAAAGAGTGATTCAAGCTCGGATCTTTTCGAGATAGAAAATCTTACGGAGAAACCAAAACCTATTCTTGGAAGGCAAGGAAGCGATCCGGCTTCACCTACATGTTATGCTCCAAGTGAAGTTAGCATAGAGTGGAGCATAGTGACAGCAAGTGCAGCAGATTTCTCAGTTATGTCAGAATGTGCAACAAGCCCTGTAAGAAGAAACCGATCTTCTCAGGTTCCTCCGATCCATACTAATACTTACACCGCTAAAAAAGCACCAAAATCGAGTAGCAGCGGAAAGGGTGGTTTCTTGAGCTGCAAGAGTCATAAATCTGTTATGGTTTCTAGTGATTTAGACAGAAGTAGTATGAACAAGACATCCATGAGTTATGTCCCGAGGTTCCCTATGGAGACTACTAAGCCTAGGAGTTTTGAAACACGACGAAGAATCAGCAACAGCTCCATTGATCATACACCATCATCTCTTCTGTACAGTCATTATTGA
- the LOC108837306 gene encoding F-box/kelch-repeat protein SKIP11, translated as MLENRSPDSCLSSSRVFSSSSTWSKSFMFPDEDDETNNKLSNGGGKKRALEVVGEISRGTKSLKLMGFSIMYDSDSSDYSSSGEDAVSDSNNNNGGDSSDSHSLINEIGRDNSIDCLIRCSRSDYGSIASLSRNFRSLVKSGDIYKLRRQNGFVEHWVYFSCQLLEWVAFDPVERRWMQLPTMPSSVTFMCADKESLAVGTDLLVLGKDDFSSHVIYRYSLLTNSWSSGMKMNSPRCLFGSASLGEVAIFAGGCDSQGKILDFAEMYNSELQTWVTLPRMNQPRKMCSGVFMDGKFYVIGGIGGADAKALTCGEEYDLEAKKWTQIPDLSPPRSRADQADARPAAEAPPLVAVVNNQLYAADHADMEVRKYDKEKKKWLTIGRLPERAGSVNGWGLAFRACGEMLIVIGGPKYSGGGFIELNSWKPRDGDPPQWTLLDRKHSPNFVYNCAVMGC; from the coding sequence ATGTTGGAGAATCGATCGCCAGATTCGTGTTTGAGTTCTTCAAGGGTTTTCTCAAGCTCATCAACCTGGTCCAAGTCTTTCATGTTTCCAGACGAAGATGACGAGACTAATAACAAGCTCAGCAATGGTGGAGGCAAGAAGCGAGCTTTGGAGGTTGTTGGTGAGATTAGTAGAGGCACCAAATCACTTAAACTAATGGGTTTCTCTATTATGTATGATAGCGATTCTTCTGACTATTCATCCAGTGGGGAAGATGCCGTGTCTGATTCCAACAACAACAATGGTGGTGATTCCTCTGATTCTCATTCTCTTATCAACGAGATTGGTCGGGACAACTCCATCGACTGTCTGATCCGCTGCTCACGGTCTGATTACGGCTCCATCGCTTCCTTGAGTAGGAACTTCCGTTCTCTGGTGAAGAGTGGAGATATCTATAAACTGAGGCGACAAAACGGGTTCGTGGAGCATTGGGTTTACTTCTCTTGCCAGCTCTTGGAGTGGGTTGCGTTTGATCCTGTAGAGAGAAGGTGGATGCAGTTGCCAACAATGCCTTCTAGCGTCACCTTCATGTGTGCAGACAAGGAGTCTTTAGCCGTTGGCACCGATCTTCTTGTCTTAGGAAAAGATGATTTTTCTTCTCATGTTATATACAGATACAGCCTTCTAACTAATTCTTGGTCTTCCGGTATGAAGATGAACTCTCCGAGGTGTTTGTTTGGATCAGCTAGTCTCGGAGAGGTTGCTATATTCGCCGGTGGTTGCGACTCTCAGGGGAAGATTCTTGACTTCGCTGAGATGTACAACTCTGAGCTTCAGACTTGGGTGACTCTTCCGAGGATGAACCAGCCGAGGAAGATGTGTTCAGGGGTTTTCATGGACGGGAAGTTCTATGTCATCGGTGGAATAGGCGGTGCCGATGCTAAAGCCTTGACGTGCGGCGAAGAGTATGACTTAGAGGCCAAGAAATGGACTCAGATCCCTGACTTGTCGCCTCCAAGAAGCCGTGCTGATCAAGCTGATGCGCGACCAGCAGCTGAAGCACCGCCTCTTGTTGCCGTTGTGAATAACCAGCTGTACGCAGCTGATCACGCGGACATGGAGGTGAGGAAGTATgacaaggagaagaagaaatggtTAACCATTGGAAGGTTGCCTGAGAGAGCAGGCTCGGTTAACGGATGGGGGCTTGCTTTTAGAGCTTGTGGGGAGATGTTAATCGTTATAGGTGGACCAAAGTACTCGGGAGGTGGGTTTATAGAGCTGAATTCATGGAAACCGAGGGACGGTGATCCACCACAGTGGACGTTGCTTGATAGGAAACATTCTCCTAACTTTGTGTACAATTGTGCAGTGATGGGTTGCTGA